Genomic DNA from Cheilinus undulatus linkage group 10, ASM1832078v1, whole genome shotgun sequence:
ATTCATGGGgtgagaaaataaaagtttttactGTTCCAAATCTTATGCCTCAGTCACCCTGAATTCACCAAccctgtaaaaataaaattgtaaaactttaaaacgtcttatttgtttatttgtgtaaaTTCCAGACTGTTTTCACACCAAGTTGCTTCCCAGGGAAACATCTATTATCCTATTATCACGGCGATGCCAATGTCGCCGTAGTGTGAGGCGGTATTTACATGACTATGTACCATCAGCTCCTGAAAGACTTTATAGCTTTGTAGTCACTGTCTTTCCCACTGGGACACTGGTGCCATTTCCCAAAGTCAAACTACACATGAAGCCCCGGGGCAAAATTCAGCAGAATATTTTACTGAACTGCATTTCACTCTAAAGTCCATTTCTATATCAGGGcacattttgttattgctcGTTTGATTTGTCACTGCGTTTGATTGTTGAAACACCTTGAAATAAATCCTGTCAGTCTTCCTATTTCAGTATTGCCCCTTTAAAATGTATCATCGCGTTTACAATGACCCTACTGCACGTAATCCAACTCTCATTTCCATGCGTAAAAGTAGCATCCATCTACCATTAACattatttacaacaaaaaaattgaacCAGCATGTTTTATTACTGACACATGTTGCATTCCTGTTTGTAATTTcaaatttgtatgttttgatttGTGGGAAAAGAGCATAAGGATCAAGGCCTGAGAACGACAGGTGAAAGAATGAGGGGCTGTTTAACGTCTGCGTCACTTCTTTGAAGTGCACTTATGCACCGACGGCCCCTGTTTGTCTCTATAGGACGCAGCAATCAATGTCGTCGTTGAAGCTTTTTCACAGTGAAACGCTACCTGCAGGACAAATCTGTCAATCAAAGGGGCATGGCCATATAAATATCATCAGCGTGGAGTCCGACCCCAGCCTCAGTCGCCTTCACATCTCAGATAGGACTAACAGGCTCCTGTGTGGATTACAGCAGCTATGGCACCTTTGGATCTCCTTCCAGCCTTGGTTCTGTTCGTGTGCTGTCATATTCCGTGTGCATTGGCTTGGTATGTCGCCTAGTTGTggaagattttaaaatgtttcgtTTTTGTTGGATGATGCCCAGGTATTAACGTGACTGTTTTgcgtttgtttttcctctacaGGACAGTGAATAATTTCCTCATGACTGGGCCTAAGGTaaatatattttgactttacGCATTTGGTACATTGCTGTTGTGCGTAAAAATGATCCTGGGCTATCATGTAAAGATATCTCATCCTGTTTTACTACATTACGCACCTAACTTTGCtttgctttctctctccccAGGCTTTTCTGACCTATGCAAGCAGTGTGCAGTTGGGCGCACAAAGTGGAATTCATGAGTGTAAACACCAGTTCGCGTGGGAGAGATGGAACTGTCCAGAGAACACACTCCAGTTATCCACACACAACGGCCTGAGAAGTGGTAAGGATCTAAATGGATATAACAGCTTTGCACCGATTAGTAAAGGACTCGTGCGTAAAACTGAATGCTTCCACGTGAGGAGGCAGCTGTGGATGATGCGTTCTGTTTTCCATAGCTGATAAACCACGACACATGTTCCTTACGCACGGTTTTCACGACTTTTACGCACGACTTGTGACAGTAGCCAGCACGCATTTTTGTAGTCCAAGCTGATCTAAATGAataatcttttgtttttctttttgtccctttctgtAGCCACAAGAGAAACATCCTTTGTCCATGCCATTAGTGCAGCCGGGGTGATGTACACACTCACCAAGAACTGCAGTATGGGAGACTTTGACAACTGTGGCTGCGATGACTCCAGAATTGGACAGACAGGTACATTTCTAGATTTATTATAGACTTAACTGTGAGATGTGCCTTTAATTTGTAGAAGGGAATAGTTGATTGATAATTATTTTGATCCACAGGTGGAAGAGGGTGGATCTGGGGTGGCTGTAGTGATAATGTGGCGTTTGGAGAGAAGATTTCCAAACAGTTCGTGGACGCACTGGAAGGTGGGCACGACTCGCGCGCAGCAGTCAATCTGCATAACAATGAAGCAGGCAGACTGGTAAGTTATGCTGAAATTATTGCAGGAATAAAATCTGAGGCCTTTTCAGTGACATTTGCGCATGCTCAAATTCAACAAggtaaaaagtttgaaattgaAACATTTTACTTTCTTGTCAGGCGATTAAAGCAACCATGAGGAGAGCCTGCAAGTGTCACGGAGTATCTGGGAGCTGCAGCATCCAGACTTGCTGGATGCAGCTGGCAGACTTCAGGGAGGTGGGAAACTACCTGAAGGTTAAGCACGAGCACGCAAAGAAGCTGGAGATGGACAAGAAGCCAGCAAGAGCCGGGAACAGCGCGGACAACAGAGGAGCCATTGCGCACACTTTACGCAGCATCGCCCGGACGGAGCTCATTTACCTGGAGGATTCTCCGGATTACTGCGTCAAGAACCAGAGCCTGGGGTATCAAGGCACGGAGGGCCGGGAGTGTTTGAAGGGTGATAAGAGTATGGGGCATCGGGAGAAAAAGAGCTGCCGTAGGCTGTGCCATGAGTGCGGACTCCGAGTGGTGGAGAAGCGCATTGAGGTTGTCAGTAGCTGCAACTGCAAGTTTCACTGGTGCTGCACAGTCAAGTGTGATAAATGCATGCAGGTTGTAACTAAATATTACTGCGCACGCAGAGAGGGCGGAAGAAAACCGCATAATAAAATAAGGCGCAGACACCGTGCGCGCCGGCAATGATTGCCTTTCGCTACAAAGACTATTTGATCAGCATCCTCATCACTTCTCATTACAGTGTGGACATTACTGAACGTGAATCCTctcattcattttgttttatcgCCTTAAGCCGTCCATGCACTTTATTTGATGGAATTCAttctttaaaaatcactttagGACTTAGAGGGCTGATCTTGATGTTTAGAGATGGGAGGTCTGATTTATTGTTTGTCTTCTGTGAAGTCTGAATATTTTATGTGTGtaaattttctaaataaatatttttctaaaatatgGATGTCTCAGCCTGATATGTCAGTACAGTTTAATCCTGCTGCAGCTTTTTGTATATTGGTTCCCTGAATTCACACTGCCTCAGGGAGGAGAGGATAAACTACTGCTTAATGCCACCCTTTGAAGTGCGCATATAGGCGTTTCCTGATCCCGTCAACCAATCAGCTGCCTCGGGCCTCGGGGACAAAGAAAAAGAGTTCCGTTTGTTCTCcatccaaaataaaagagaaagttGCAGCGCACGGGTCCGAAAGAAGCGCCTCTTTGCATCAGGGGCTAACAGAAGACATGCATGTGATGCACGCGCTATTTTGGCTCCTGGCTCTTCTGCACAAAATGTGCCCGGGACATGCCTGGTAAGAGATGAAGCACACTGTTTGGCTGTATTTTGTCTCCAGATCTAAGCTGAACTCATGTTGATCCTCATTCTTCTTCTCAGGTTGGCAAACAACTTACTCATGACAGGACCAAAGGTAgattatattctgtttttactgatgaGATTTAAAGAAAGAGGAACATTTGCAAATGTGAGTGAAGGCAAATAATGACTCTGCCTCTCCTGCAGGCCTATCTCACCTACGCACGGAGCGTGCAGGTCGGAGTGCAGAGCGGGATAGAGGAGTGTAAGCAGCAGTTTGCATGGGACAGATGGAACTGTCCTGATAGCGCAACTCAGCTCAAAGGCCTGAGACGAGGTAGGAAtgaaagcacacacacacaaaatatgtTGAGGTATATGCAAGTCTACCATGGTGAAGGTGTGGTATTAGTGCGTAAAACGGGACCAAAACAGAATATAATGTGGTAAAAACGGGAAAAAATAGGCTATTTATTTTTGATGAGGCAGAATGTTTTCGGAGTAGTTTCCCATTCATTCTTTTCATGTATGTGCAGAAAAATCTCTTACGTCACTCGCAAGAATAAACGCCCATCTGCGCATGTTTTCGAGAGTGCTTCGTTAATATTAACGTCGTTTTTCTTCCACAGCCACACGAGAGTCTTCTTTCGTCCACGCCATCAGCGCAGCAGGAGTCATGtacactctgaccaggaactGCAGTCTGGGAGACTTCGATAACTGTGGCTGTGATGTTTCCAAGAACGGAAAAATTGGTAAGATTTCTAGAATATTtcgattgtttttctttttcttttcatttataaCTACGGATGGAGCCATACGAGTCAAATACCCGGCTCCTAACCCAAGTTTAGGATTCAGGAAATGCTCCCCTATGTTGTTTTTCCATCTTTGCTTATCAGGAAGTTATATGCACATTTTCCAAGCAATTTgaagtaaaagaagaaaaaaaaaaagaaaatgtcagcaAATCTTGACCTCGTCATAGCAAAAATGAAACAGTTCCCCCTAAAAGACAGTATCTGGAGCCAGCATCATTGTCTATGTATTGTCTAATTGATCTCAAAGAAGTATACTCATTCTGCAACCACAATacatacttttttaaaagatatacACAGATATACACACAGTATATGATTTTCACTCCTACCCTCCTTAAAAAAGGCAGACACTTGATGTTTATTTTCCAAAGTCCTAAAAATCATAAACAGCAACTTCAACTCTATTTTCTGAAGTTGATAtaacacattttcagttttaagtaAGAAAGTACTGAATCATTCACGCTAAGTATTTTCTAAATTGATTTCAAATTTCCAATAATCACCCCTTAATCTGCAaggttttcccagaatgcctttgaaCATTAGACAcctttgcaccatgaatgaagctACTGACTTAGTTAGACAAGTTCCAGTACACACTGAATGTGAAGAAGACTTCCTATTACACTGTACACCAGTTATTGTCACTTAAGCTGGACTATCTTGAGTGGCATAAACATTTGAAATCTGTATGTGATAGAAGAAAGTGGGTGAAGAATGTGTAGCTTTATGAAAAGTACTTAAACGTGTTATTTTGAGCTGGAATTAAACAGAACTTTAGGCGTAGTTAAAATTAAAGAAGTTAAATTAGATCCATATAAATGTACAAGTAAAATTGAGTCGATATGATATAAAAGGGCTAAGGGCTAACCTTTTTCAGTTACTTAATTTTTTACATAATCAGTTTCCTCCAATTTTTGGAGTCTTATTGACTCATAAAGGATTACTCTAAACATATTTCCACTACTTGAAAACGTTGAGGTTTCAacaaaagcttttagtgttttcaACTAGTTTGGTATAACAGAGTAGGTACATAAATGATGCCATTTAATGCATTTACCAGAGTTAGCTTAAAGCTCATTTACATCTGCAGTCCTTTGACAGGTAACAATGTAAATTAAATCCATAATCAGTCTGAAAGTGCTCAAGTGAGTCTCTGAATTTGTACTGATCCATTTGGGGGTCATAAACCCCAAATAAGGACTTTATGGGTATGGGAGACCTTTTCTTCAGGCTTCTTTTGTTGAATGAGGTGCAACAAAAATCCTGACAGGAATGTTTGGTTAGGCGGAGTAAAACACAatactgacagctgactgtatAAATCGTTACTGATTACGTCAAAGTTTTAAAGtaatggaaaacatttttagagTGTGACTCAGGTATAAATTTATAACTCACATGTGTCTCATCCACTGATTTTCCCTTATGGCTTCACATATTTTCATGTTGAACAATAATGCCACCCAAAGTCAGCAAATTTGACTGACTGCAAGtaacaaagactgaaaggtGCACTTTGACCCAGCAAGAGCTCTTCCAGAGTTCAGTACATCATCCTTACTATGCTGAAGATGGTTCCAACAGTCGGACTTCCCTAACTGAGACAGTTACTTCACTCATAGTGCAAAAGTTTCTAATTCCCAACGGAATTCTGGGAAAAGTATGCAGATTAAAGAACAGTCAAATAATTTAagaagactgacaaaaatacttagctgttcacttaaaactaaaatgttctgtcaactcagaaaaatagagctgaaaaatataatttggatttttaaagtgaTACTTCAGCATGgtgcgtggtgaatgtacaggtcacaacttgtcaatgagagcgttttggagttgttggattgagtatttgatgagtttgatgagggaaagccggaatactgtctgcttacattgagttggcacagcaggtccgaactcggcagcggccgatctaaaaacagcttgcaccaacaactgaaggtaacgaacctattactgaGACTATAGGGAtgatggcaatggacgaatttgccaaaatgttgaagtatccctttaagttaacaCCTCATGTTCTTTACAACCTCTCACAGTTTAGTCTTACAGTAAACACTAGTGGATTCATTTATACCTAATGTGATTATTTCCTTTACTAAATGAGTATTTTCAACAATAAACAGCCATCTGGAGCCTTCCAGCAGAAAGCACTTCAGGCAAACTTCTCCCAAACAAACTGTAGCTTCCTGCTAACTTAAAGTGAATCTCAAATGTAGAGGGGATAGAATTGGTCATGTAGTTAAATCTGATTTGTTGTGTGCAGGTGGTCGTGGCTGGTTGTGGGGTGGCTGCAGTGATAATGTGGATTTTGGAGAAAGGGTTTCCAAACAGTTTGTGGATGCGCAGGAGACTGGTCAAGACTCCAGAGCTGCTGTAAACTTACACAACAACGCAGCTGGACGCTTGGTAAGTTATACTTACACAGCacacatttgtttaaaaagcacaacATCAGGCTATAATTAACATTTTCCTGGATTCCAACAGGCAGTGAAGACAACCATGAAGCGCATCTGCAGATGCCATGGCATGTCTGAAAGTTGCAGTGTCCAAACCTGCTGGACCCAGCTGTCTGATTTCAGAGAAATCGGAAACTTCTTGAAGCTCAAGCACGGTCAAGCACAGAAGCTGGACATCGATAAAAAGCGCATGCGTGCAGGAAACAGTGCAGACAACCGAGCTGCCATTGTGGATGCGTTCAGGAGCATCGCCCCCACAGAGCTCATCTACTTGGAGGATTCCCCAGATTACTGCAGGAGGAACACCAGCCTGGGGCTGCATGGCACAGAGGGCCGGGAGTGTGTGCAACACGGGGAGGGCCTGAGTCAGTGGGAGAGGCGTAGCTGCCGCAGGTTGTGCCATGAATGTGGCCTGAGGGTGGAGGAGAGGCGCACAGAGGTAAAGAGCAGCTGCAACTGCAAATTCCACTGGTGCTGCACGGTGAACTGTGAGGATTGCTCCCAGGTTATTGTAAAGCATGTGTGTGCCAGAAAGGACGGGGATGGACACGGATTCAGACGAAGATACCGAGGACCcagataaaagatttttttctggttatttCATCCATTTGTTCCCTGTTTAAATAACAATATATTTGTTCAATAAGGGCCCATATAAAGATGTTCAATGTCTGCACTTTTCATGTCTCTATGTATAAATATTGAGTATctatttatgatttttgttttctaaattgaaataaaataaaatacaaataaaagatTCCTGGGAGCCATCTTTCTTAACATTcagtaacttaaaaaaaaagggttctATCCATGTTGGTAAGGTCCCAAAAGGGGTAACAgagttgttttcagtgggtcatgaatgtgtgcCAAAAAAGTGTCTTAAGTCCACCAAGCAATTTctaaacatgataaaaacaagaGGATAATAACTGCACACTAGAGGGGAGAATTTTGTCTTTcctatataatttattttcagcaAAAAGTGTGTCTCACTCATGGCTTTATCATGAGCGAAATGGGttgttgaaaataaatattaaacaagatTACATAAGACAATTCCTCCCTTTTGTGTGCAGTGTATCCTCTGTCAAGCTGATCAGCTACAACAGATTTTAAGGACTGGTGTTGCTGTGCACAGGGCATATACGTTTGTGTAAGGCCTGGTCCACATTTAAGCAGGAGGGtttcctctgttttcaaaaTATATCCATCTGCTTCTTTCTCAAAAACGTCTCTGTCcacaagaaaacacagaaatgcacATTAGAGGTGTACGTCATTTAAACAGTTGTCTGTTCTTCATTGTGCAGGTGAAACAGCTCACTCAAAGACAGCAACGATCTCTTTCACACATACAATTCTTGCCATTCCTTTGCAAAATCTAATTTTCAAAGTAATCCTTCCAACCCCAAATTGCTGATACTGTAGTGCTGTATAACGCAGCAGTTACCTCCTTTGTCTATTTAGATGTTTCTGTTTATCAAAATAGTGGGAAGCACCTGCACTATAAcactaaaaagttaaaaatactcTACTAGACTTGAATAGTTACACTGCTAAAGGTGAGCAAACAGAAGTGACAACAACTGAAAGGTACACACTAAAACAGGAATTTGTCTTCCATCACATCCAGTATACCATTCATTGAATATTGTGGTCGCTCCCCACAGGCAAGGCttgtctaactgagtcagttacgtcactcatggtgcaaaagtgtctaatgccaaATGGTATTCTAGGGAAACTGCAGATTAAGAGAtgcttgtgaaaaaaaaaaatgagtacaatggcataaaatacttaaaatgacTGCGTATTGTTTACTTAAAAAACTGTGTCCCCAGAGTCAGaaccaaacatggagaatcagCGTTCAGCTTCTATGCTCTGGAAAAACTCCCAGGaaacatcaggtctgctgagagtctgagctcttttaaatcaaggttgaagTTACACCTGTTCACTGCAGTCTTTGACTAAAACACTGTATCACTTTATaaattttctattttcactCAAACTCTGCACTGAAACTTTTACTTtgatatctttgtttttatcttttgtgggttttattttcactttttacatttttcttttaaaatgtttctattgtgtttctttttccctttgtcattgtattttaacATCCTgcgtgaagcactttgaattgccttgttgctaaaatgtgctataaaaataaacttgccttgcctaaAACTAAGTATCTGCCTGTTTTAACCCCCTTAcctgttcagtcttacagtaATGGACTGAATGGTGCACTTTGACCCAGAAAGTGCTCTTTCACAGAGTTCTGTACGTTGTCCTTGTCATGGTGAAGATGGTTCCCAAAGGTGGGACTTGTCCAACTAAGTcaacaacttcactcatggtgcaaaagtgtctaatacccaaatgcattctgggaaattATGCATATTAAGAGATGATTTTCAAAAACTATGAGtacaatgacataaaaatactAAGAATGATTGGGTAGTGTTAAttttaaactagggctgtcaaatggtttaaaaattgtaatAGTGAGTAATTTCAGAATTTCTGTAATTAATCGGTATTAATCTGACCTTTTCATATTTACactatcacattttaaaattgaaataatctgttttggtgtcatttttgttttttctacaATCTTAAACTGGGGGTATCTAAATGACTGTTTAgatacagacttttattgttaCATCGAAGActttaacatgaaaacagaaaaaggaacttgctataaattgaaaaaaagaggaCAGATGAGTTTGAGCTGTCTATAACTTTtcaaaagtgaaatgagatatTGAAGAACAGTGGTGGTGACAtgccttaaccaaagtgtaTAGGAAGGGtcaataaaacacacaattaaTCACAATGTTCAAAAAGCAGCTGTAAAATTTAAACATAGAGCtacaaaagctttttttcatgTAATCTTGATTGTTAAATTAAGGTAAAGCTGCCCATAATGGGGGCGGGCTTTCAGGGGCTGAGTCACATGGAAGCCCATGGAAAACATGATCAGCTTAAAGATAAGCTGtggaaaacatattttatttttaacataaattatGGCTAATACACATTTCATTTATTCTTGCTTTAGTAAATGTAGcctgttttaaaatattaaccccttctctTAAACCACAATGAGACTTCTATTGGTAATGCTAACATGAGCtcacagaatttaaaaaatggctagTACTGaaagacttcatagctaagcaaTGACCTGCACTTAAGACAGGAAAAGtgccagaaaacaaagaaacagagacTCCAGCAACTTAAAGGGAACATCTCTACCCAAAACAAAGTTAACATATTTTTCAGCACCTAGAGGAGATTAAGGCTGACCCTGAGGCTTTCACCAACACCGCTGATCCAACGCACATGCATTGATATGCTTCTGGTAAGGGCCCATTCAGCAGGCTTTTCAGGGGCccaaccatttctgtgtggaggCATGTCAAAAGTCCAGTTGACACATACAGTAAATGTACACAGAGTTTCTAAAGGGTGTGTTTTCAGTGATCTGAAtgttgtttgcatgtgtgtgaaaGGCCAAAAAACAGCCATTAACATGTGGACTAGGCCTAAGTTtgcttttaaagcatgttttaatTAATCTGAGGTCcaatctgcaacattttttttccataaatgtgTGATTAGTTGAAAACTATCAGACATATAGGTTGTGATTTCTCATTACAGAGTTGGTGGTGGCTAGAGAGCCACTGCTATAAAACATTTGGTTGTTTTACTTAATAAACCCAGggtgttgttgtgttttatgaCAGGGCAAGCATCTATTAGAATAAGAATGGAGTGAATACACTTAACAGAGGATTACATGGATAACATGGTGCACTTCACACCTAACCAAGATGTTGATCCAGCAGTTGATCCACTATCACTTTGATGTCAACGTGTATTGATTTCATTCAAAGAGCTGTGGGGCTTTGAAAGACAAATTAGGGAagtatttccaggtatttagcTCTGTTAATCCGGGACAACACTGCCTATCCTCGTCTTTGTCACATCCCACAGGCAATGCAAATTTCCCACAATACATCAAAGCCTTGGAGGGGAAACACTGACAGATTGTAACAGTACAATCTGACTCAAGTTAGTTTCTTAGAAAAGTGGGTCATTTAGAAATCTGATATTGCACTGTAAATCCAGGGAAGTTATTAATAAGCATGACTTC
This window encodes:
- the LOC121516538 gene encoding protein Wnt-8a-like is translated as MAPLDLLPALVLFVCCHIPCALAWTVNNFLMTGPKAFLTYASSVQLGAQSGIHECKHQFAWERWNCPENTLQLSTHNGLRSATRETSFVHAISAAGVMYTLTKNCSMGDFDNCGCDDSRIGQTGGRGWIWGGCSDNVAFGEKISKQFVDALEGGHDSRAAVNLHNNEAGRLAIKATMRRACKCHGVSGSCSIQTCWMQLADFREVGNYLKVKHEHAKKLEMDKKPARAGNSADNRGAIAHTLRSIARTELIYLEDSPDYCVKNQSLGYQGTEGRECLKGDKSMGHREKKSCRRLCHECGLRVVEKRIEVVSSCNCKFHWCCTVKCDKCMQVVTKYYCARREGGRKPHNKIRRRHRARRQ
- the LOC121516632 gene encoding protein Wnt-8-like — its product is MHVMHALFWLLALLHKMCPGHAWLANNLLMTGPKAYLTYARSVQVGVQSGIEECKQQFAWDRWNCPDSATQLKGLRRATRESSFVHAISAAGVMYTLTRNCSLGDFDNCGCDVSKNGKIGGRGWLWGGCSDNVDFGERVSKQFVDAQETGQDSRAAVNLHNNAAGRLAVKTTMKRICRCHGMSESCSVQTCWTQLSDFREIGNFLKLKHGQAQKLDIDKKRMRAGNSADNRAAIVDAFRSIAPTELIYLEDSPDYCRRNTSLGLHGTEGRECVQHGEGLSQWERRSCRRLCHECGLRVEERRTEVKSSCNCKFHWCCTVNCEDCSQVIVKHVCARKDGDGHGFRRRYRGPR